Proteins from a genomic interval of Alteromonas macleodii ATCC 27126:
- the smrA gene encoding DNA endonuclease SmrA — MSQFENDDIDSFFAEMQDVKPIASDDKALLHDPEKALAEKQKRAARQLSVREKLANPLSMEGVKPVPPDDFIHFQQPGIQDGVFKKLRLGKYPLEANVTLSGKTLEQSRDLVYSTIKSSHERGVRALLIKHGTGENSKPFPALKKSYVNHWLRELDEVIAYHTAQPMHGGFGATYVLLKKHPQQKLINREKNKKG; from the coding sequence ATGAGCCAATTTGAAAACGACGATATCGATTCGTTTTTTGCAGAAATGCAAGATGTAAAACCAATCGCTTCAGATGATAAGGCTTTATTACACGATCCTGAAAAGGCGCTCGCTGAAAAACAAAAACGAGCGGCTAGGCAGTTAAGCGTCCGCGAAAAACTCGCTAATCCACTGAGCATGGAAGGTGTAAAGCCGGTCCCCCCTGATGATTTCATACACTTCCAGCAGCCCGGTATTCAAGACGGCGTTTTTAAAAAACTTCGCCTTGGTAAATACCCTCTAGAGGCCAACGTAACACTTTCAGGGAAAACCTTAGAACAAAGCCGAGACCTGGTTTATAGCACCATTAAATCTAGTCACGAACGCGGGGTTCGTGCACTGCTCATAAAACATGGAACAGGTGAAAATAGCAAACCCTTTCCCGCTTTGAAAAAAAGTTATGTTAACCATTGGCTAAGAGAACTAGACGAAGTCATTGCCTACCATACGGCTCAACCGATGCACGGAGGCTTTGGTGCTACATATGTGCTTTTGAAAAAGCATCCGCAGCAGAAATTAATTAACAGAGAAAAAAATAAGAAAGGATAA
- the purL gene encoding phosphoribosylformylglycinamidine synthase, translated as MLVLRGAPALSEFNQTKLIAKLGQSGVRVKNLYSEYVHLVDSQGDLSKQQIEILEKLLTYGPARQAQTPSGTFFLITPRPGTISPWSSKATDIAHNCSLKNINRIERGCAFYIETENTVSEDDFALIASFLHDRMTESVFTNTEEAAVLFAHTEANTFTSVDVLGEGKDALVNANVSLGLALADDEIDYLFDSFTKLGRNPTDVELYMFAQANSEHCRHKIFNASWTIDGEDQEKSLFKMIKNTYELLPDHVYSAYKDNAAVMEGWQAGRFFPNPQSHQYEYHHENIDILMKVETHNHPTAISPFPGAATGSGGEIRDEGATGRGSKPKAGLVGFTVSNLRIPGAEQPWEFEYGKPQRIVSALDIMLEGPLGGAAFNNEFGRPALLGYFRTFEQEVNSFNGVEVRGYHKPVMLAGGLGNIRREHIEKGEITVGAKLIVLGGPAMNIGLGGGAASSMASGQSNEDLDFASVQRDNPEMERRCQEVIDACWQLGDNNPIQFIHDVGAGGLSNALPELVNDGGRGGNFELRKVLSDEPGMTPLELWCNESQERYVLSVAPENMPVFEAICARERAPFAVVGEATAEQHLNLNDSQFDNKPIDMPLDVLLGKPPKMHRDVSSTKVSSPALDEAGITLSDAANRILSLPTVAEKTFLITIGDRSVTGLVSRDQMVGPWQVPVADVAVTATAFDTYHGEAMSMGERTPVALLSHGASARLAVGEALTNIAAANIGDIKRIKLSANWMAAAGHPGEDAGLYEAVKAVGEELCPELGLTIPVGKDSMSMKTAWNENGEDKAVTSPLSLVISAFGAVKDIRKTLTPQLRTDKGASRLLLLDLGEGKNRLGASCLAQVYTQLGDSPADVVSANRLKAFFDAMQTLIEKGLVCAYHDRSDGGLFTTVAEMAFAGKTGVSINLDSLVGNDIAVLFNEELGGVIQVLESDMDAVNAVLTEFGLTELTHDIGTLNSTDMIEFSRGGVAVLADSRVSMRTMWAQTTFEMQKLRDNPECAEQEHAAKQDAADPGLHAALSYDVNDDVAAPYIAKGVKPKVAILREQGVNSHLEMAAAFTRAGFDAIDVHMSDVLAGRITLEQFAGLAACGGFSYGDVLGAGEGWAKSILFNSMARDQFEGFFNRNDTFSLGVCNGCQMLSNLKSLIPGTEHWPHFVTNQSARFEARVAMVEVMESKSVLLDGMAGSRMPIAVSHGEGQAEFSNDNALSQVGAQVAMRYVDNYGKPTMHYPANPNGSPQGITGLTSLDGRSTIMMPHPERVFRAVANSWRPDDWQEDGAWMRIFRNARKFVG; from the coding sequence AGGTGACTTGTCTAAGCAGCAAATAGAGATACTCGAGAAGCTGCTCACTTACGGCCCCGCAAGGCAAGCACAAACCCCTTCTGGAACCTTCTTCCTCATCACTCCTCGCCCCGGCACTATCTCTCCCTGGTCTTCTAAAGCCACCGACATCGCTCACAACTGCAGTCTAAAAAATATCAACCGCATAGAGCGTGGATGCGCGTTTTATATAGAAACAGAAAACACTGTGAGTGAAGATGATTTTGCGCTTATCGCTAGTTTCTTACACGACAGAATGACTGAGTCAGTGTTTACGAACACTGAAGAGGCGGCGGTATTATTTGCTCACACCGAAGCTAATACTTTTACCAGTGTAGATGTATTAGGCGAAGGCAAGGACGCGCTAGTTAATGCAAATGTGTCGTTAGGCCTTGCATTGGCTGATGATGAGATTGACTACCTGTTTGATAGCTTTACTAAGCTAGGCAGAAACCCGACTGACGTTGAACTTTACATGTTTGCACAAGCAAACTCTGAACACTGTCGCCACAAAATTTTTAACGCTAGCTGGACCATTGATGGCGAGGACCAAGAGAAGTCGCTGTTTAAAATGATCAAAAACACCTACGAGTTGTTACCTGATCACGTGTATTCAGCTTACAAAGATAACGCCGCGGTAATGGAAGGGTGGCAAGCAGGTCGTTTCTTCCCGAACCCGCAGTCACACCAATACGAATACCATCATGAAAATATTGATATTTTGATGAAGGTAGAAACCCATAACCATCCAACGGCAATTTCACCTTTCCCTGGTGCAGCAACAGGCTCTGGTGGTGAAATCCGTGATGAAGGTGCTACTGGTCGTGGTTCAAAACCTAAAGCGGGTTTGGTTGGATTTACCGTATCTAACTTACGTATTCCTGGTGCTGAACAGCCGTGGGAATTTGAATACGGCAAGCCACAGCGTATTGTAAGCGCCCTTGATATTATGCTTGAAGGCCCACTAGGTGGCGCTGCGTTTAACAACGAGTTTGGTCGTCCTGCGCTACTGGGTTATTTCCGTACCTTTGAGCAAGAAGTCAATAGCTTCAACGGTGTTGAAGTGCGCGGCTATCACAAACCGGTTATGTTAGCTGGTGGTTTAGGTAATATTCGTCGCGAGCATATTGAAAAAGGCGAAATCACGGTAGGCGCTAAGCTTATTGTGCTTGGCGGCCCCGCAATGAACATTGGTCTTGGCGGCGGTGCAGCCTCATCAATGGCATCTGGCCAGTCAAACGAAGATTTAGACTTCGCTTCAGTACAGCGAGACAACCCTGAAATGGAGCGTCGCTGTCAGGAAGTGATTGATGCATGTTGGCAGCTAGGGGATAACAACCCTATCCAGTTTATCCACGATGTGGGCGCAGGTGGTCTTTCAAATGCACTGCCTGAGCTGGTTAATGACGGTGGCCGCGGCGGTAACTTTGAACTTAGAAAAGTATTGTCAGATGAGCCAGGTATGACACCGCTGGAGCTATGGTGTAACGAATCCCAAGAGCGCTATGTTTTATCTGTCGCGCCTGAAAATATGCCAGTGTTCGAAGCAATTTGTGCCCGAGAACGTGCGCCGTTTGCTGTGGTTGGTGAAGCCACTGCCGAGCAGCACCTAAACTTGAACGACAGCCAGTTTGACAACAAACCTATTGATATGCCTCTTGATGTACTTTTAGGCAAGCCGCCTAAAATGCACCGCGACGTAAGCTCGACCAAGGTTAGCTCGCCAGCACTAGACGAGGCAGGCATTACCTTAAGTGATGCAGCAAATCGCATTTTATCTTTGCCTACCGTGGCAGAGAAAACCTTCCTTATCACTATTGGCGACCGCTCGGTTACCGGTCTTGTTAGTCGCGACCAAATGGTAGGCCCATGGCAGGTGCCAGTGGCAGATGTGGCGGTTACTGCAACAGCGTTTGACACCTACCACGGTGAAGCGATGTCGATGGGTGAGCGTACGCCTGTCGCGTTACTATCGCACGGCGCGTCTGCACGTCTTGCTGTGGGTGAAGCGTTAACCAATATTGCCGCAGCAAACATCGGCGATATTAAGCGCATTAAACTGTCAGCAAACTGGATGGCAGCAGCTGGACATCCAGGTGAAGATGCGGGTCTTTATGAAGCGGTTAAAGCAGTGGGTGAGGAGCTTTGCCCAGAGCTTGGCCTAACCATTCCTGTGGGTAAAGACTCTATGTCGATGAAAACCGCATGGAATGAAAACGGTGAAGATAAAGCGGTGACTTCTCCGCTATCACTCGTTATCTCTGCCTTTGGCGCAGTAAAAGATATTCGCAAAACCCTAACGCCTCAGCTACGTACAGACAAAGGCGCAAGCCGCTTGCTGCTACTCGACTTGGGCGAAGGGAAAAATCGCTTGGGCGCAAGCTGCCTGGCACAAGTCTATACTCAGCTTGGTGATAGCCCAGCGGATGTGGTCTCTGCAAATCGCCTTAAAGCCTTCTTTGACGCAATGCAGACGTTAATTGAAAAAGGCTTGGTGTGTGCTTATCACGACCGTTCAGACGGTGGCCTGTTTACCACCGTTGCTGAAATGGCCTTTGCTGGTAAAACAGGTGTAAGCATTAACCTTGATAGCCTAGTTGGAAACGACATTGCCGTATTGTTCAATGAAGAACTAGGTGGCGTAATCCAAGTGCTTGAAAGCGATATGGATGCCGTTAACGCAGTACTGACTGAATTCGGTTTAACTGAATTGACTCACGATATCGGTACGCTTAATAGCACCGACATGATTGAGTTTAGTCGCGGTGGCGTTGCTGTACTTGCAGATAGCCGCGTATCAATGCGTACAATGTGGGCACAAACCACGTTTGAAATGCAGAAACTGCGTGATAACCCTGAATGTGCTGAACAAGAACACGCTGCAAAGCAAGATGCTGCCGACCCAGGTTTGCATGCTGCGTTGTCTTATGATGTAAACGATGACGTAGCAGCGCCCTATATTGCCAAAGGCGTTAAGCCCAAAGTGGCGATATTAAGAGAGCAGGGCGTAAACTCGCATCTAGAAATGGCGGCTGCATTTACCCGTGCAGGCTTTGATGCTATCGATGTGCACATGAGTGACGTGTTGGCCGGTCGCATTACCCTTGAACAGTTTGCGGGCCTTGCGGCTTGTGGCGGTTTCTCTTACGGCGATGTATTAGGTGCAGGTGAAGGTTGGGCGAAATCTATATTGTTCAACAGCATGGCTCGCGACCAGTTTGAAGGCTTCTTCAACCGTAACGATACGTTCAGCTTAGGTGTGTGTAACGGCTGTCAGATGCTATCGAACCTTAAATCACTGATTCCAGGTACTGAGCATTGGCCACATTTCGTGACCAACCAGTCGGCGCGATTTGAAGCCCGTGTTGCAATGGTCGAAGTGATGGAGTCTAAGTCTGTGCTGCTTGATGGCATGGCAGGTTCGCGTATGCCTATTGCTGTGTCGCACGGTGAAGGTCAGGCTGAATTTTCCAATGACAACGCGCTGTCACAAGTAGGCGCGCAGGTGGCGATGCGTTATGTAGACAACTACGGCAAGCCAACCATGCATTATCCGGCAAACCCGAATGGTTCACCGCAGGGGATCACAGGCTTAACTTCACTAGACGGACGCAGCACAATTATGATGCCGCACCCTGAACGTGTATTCAGAGCCGTGGCAAACTCGTGGCGTCCAGACGATTGGCAAGAAGATGGTGCGTGGATGCGTATCTTCAGAAATGCCCGTAAATTTGTTGGGTAA